In the Drosophila takahashii strain IR98-3 E-12201 chromosome 3R, DtakHiC1v2, whole genome shotgun sequence genome, one interval contains:
- the LOC108056929 gene encoding uncharacterized protein has translation MQITSKFEFTNIKCSSLDTHFTAFEYCYIKSINRTYKYVSIKANLFETPVTKVNFAMYKRVNGYLPFLYNITVDSCRFLKNTTSQPIAKFFYELIKSNSNINHSCPYNHDVMIEKLSAGSINHQILNVLPVPEGRYLIQTHWYAYDILRASIGFYGTIS, from the exons atgcag attacttcaaaatttgaatttaccaATATCAAATGCAGTAGTCTGGATACACATTTTACAGCATTTGAGTATTGCTAcattaaatcaataaatcgaacttataaatatgtttccaTTAAAGCGAATTTATTCGAAACTCCTGTGACTAAA GTAAACTTTGCCATGTACAAAAGAGTGAATGGTTACTTGCCGTTTCTCTACAATATAACAGTGGACTCATGTCGTTTCCTGAAAAATACCACTTCCCAACCGATTGCAAAGTTCTTTTATGAACTCATCAAATCTAACTCCAACATAAACCACTCGTGCCCCTACAAT CATGATGTCATGATCGAAAAGTTATCCGCTGGGTCCATAAATCACCAAATACTAAACGTTTTACCAGTTCCCGAAGGTCGATACTTGATTCAAACTCACTGGTACGCCTACGATATTCTTCGAGCCAGCATTGGGTTTTATGGAACCATTTCTTAA
- the LOC123003316 gene encoding uncharacterized protein isoform X2, with amino-acid sequence MDESFCVMEYCYIKPINRTYKYISIKAKLLKTPVTKIKLNFAMYKRVNGYLPFLYNITVDSCRFLKNTTSQPIAKFFYELFKSHSNMNHTCPYDHDIIIDKLSTSYLNYKLTEVLPVPEGQYLVQTNWYAYDILRVSVGFYIKIVLTCV; translated from the exons ATGGATGAAAGTTTTTGCGTAATGGAATATTGCTATATAAAACCGATAAATCgaacttataaatatatttctattaaagcgaaattattaaaaactccGGTCACTAAAATTAAG CTAAACTTTGCCATGTACAAAAGAGTAAATGGCTACTTGCCGTTTCTTTACAATATAACAGTGGACTCATGTCGCTTTCTGAAAAATACTACTTCCCAACCGATAGCTAAGTTCTTTTATGAACTCTTTAAGTCTCACTCCAACATGAATCACACATGCCCATACGAC CACGATATCATCATTGACAAGTTATCAACCAgctatttaaattacaaattgacAGAAGTTTTACCAGTTCCTGAGGGCCAATATTTGGTGCAGACAAATTGGTACGCATACGATATTCTTCGAGTTAGCGTGGGATTctat ATCAAAATCGTATTAACATGTGTATGa
- the LOC123003316 gene encoding uncharacterized protein isoform X1 yields the protein MTYVKMNKLKWTNIKCSSMDESFCVMEYCYIKPINRTYKYISIKAKLLKTPVTKIKLNFAMYKRVNGYLPFLYNITVDSCRFLKNTTSQPIAKFFYELFKSHSNMNHTCPYDHDIIIDKLSTSYLNYKLTEVLPVPEGQYLVQTNWYAYDILRVSVGFYIKIVLTCV from the exons ATGACCTATGTCAAGATGAATAAATTGA AGTGGACCAACATAAAATGCTCCTCCATGGATGAAAGTTTTTGCGTAATGGAATATTGCTATATAAAACCGATAAATCgaacttataaatatatttctattaaagcgaaattattaaaaactccGGTCACTAAAATTAAG CTAAACTTTGCCATGTACAAAAGAGTAAATGGCTACTTGCCGTTTCTTTACAATATAACAGTGGACTCATGTCGCTTTCTGAAAAATACTACTTCCCAACCGATAGCTAAGTTCTTTTATGAACTCTTTAAGTCTCACTCCAACATGAATCACACATGCCCATACGAC CACGATATCATCATTGACAAGTTATCAACCAgctatttaaattacaaattgacAGAAGTTTTACCAGTTCCTGAGGGCCAATATTTGGTGCAGACAAATTGGTACGCATACGATATTCTTCGAGTTAGCGTGGGATTctat ATCAAAATCGTATTAACATGTGTATGa